From one Rattus norvegicus strain BN/NHsdMcwi chromosome 7, GRCr8, whole genome shotgun sequence genomic stretch:
- the Rassf9 gene encoding ras association domain-containing protein 9 (The RefSeq protein has 1 substitution compared to this genomic sequence) — protein MAPFGRNLLKTRHKNRSPTKDMDPEEKEIVVWVCQEEKIVCGLTKRTTSIDVIQALLEEHEATFGEKRFLLGKASDYCIVEKWRGSERALPPLTRILKLWKAWGDEQPNMQFVLVKTDAFLPVPLWRTAETKLVQNNEKPWELSPANYMKTLPPDKQKRIVRKTFRKLAKIRQDTGSHDRDNMECLVHLIISQDHTIHQQVQRMKELDMEIEKCEAKIHLDRIGNDGADYVQEAYLMPRSSEEEQKLDFQSEDNQTLEDLNDGEGVSQLEEQLQYYRALIDKLSAEIEREVKGAGTDGSEDMEGAAACELENSDLESVKCDLEKSMKAGLKIHSHLSGIQREIKYSDSLLQMKAREYELLAKEFSSLHISSKDGCQGKENRGKEAEASSSNGEIPPLTQRVFNTYTNDTDSDTGISSNHSQDSETTLGDVLLLAT, from the coding sequence atcTCCAACTAAAGACATGGATCCTGAAGAGAAGGAAATTGTGGTTTGGGTTTGCCAGGAGGAGAAGATTGTCTGCGGATTAACTAAACGCACCACCTCCATCGATGTTATCCAGGCTTTGCTTGAAGAACATGAAGCTACATTTGGAGAAAAGCGATTTCTGTTGGGTAAGGCCAGTGACTACTGCATCGTCGAAAAGTGGAGGGGCTCAGAGCGAGCTCTTCCTCCCCTGACCAGGATCTTGAAGCTGTGGAAGGCTTGGGGAGATGAACAGCCCAACATGCAGTTTGTTTTGGTTAAAACAGACGCCTTCCTCCCAGTTCCACTATGGCGGACAGCTGAAACCAAACTAGTGCAAAGTAATGAAAAACCTTGGGAGCTCAGCCCGGCGAATTACATGAAGACTTTACCACCAGATAAACAAAAACGAATCGTCAGGAAAACCTTCCGGAAACTGGCTAAAATTAGACAGGACACAGGTTCTCATGATCGGGACAATATGGAGTGTTTAGTTCATCTGATTATTTCTCAGGACCACACGATCCACCAGCAAGTACAAAGAATGAAAGAGTTAGATATGGAAATTGAAAAATGTGAAGCCAAGATCCATTTGGACCGGATAGGGAATGATGGGGCTGATTATGTCCAGGAGGCGTATTTAATGCCCAGGTCCAGTGAAGAAGAGCAAAAGCTAGACTTTCAATCTGAGGACAACCAGACCCTAGAGGATCTGAACGACGGCGAGGGGGTGTCACAGCTGGAGGAACAGCTGCAATACTACAGAGCGCTCATCGATAAGCTGTCTGCTGAGATTGAGAGAGAGGTGAAGGGTGCGGGCACTGACGGGAGTGAGGACATGGAGGGAGCAGCTGCATGTGAGCTGGAAAACTCGGATTTGGAAAGTGTTAAGTGCGATTTGGAGAAAAGTATGAAAGCTGGTTTGAAAATCCACTCTCACTTGAGTGGCATCCAGAGAGAGATTAAATACAGTGACTCACTGCTTCAGATGAAAGCGAGGGAGTACGAACTCCTAGCCAAGGAGTTCAGCTCACTTCATATTAGCAGCAAAGATGGATgtcagggaaaagaaaacagaggaaaggAAGCCGAGGCTTCCAGCAGCAATGGGGAGATCCCTCCATTAACTCAAAGGGTGTttaacacatatacaaatgacaCGGATTCAGATACTGGCATCAGTTCCAACCACAGTCAGGATTCTGAAACGACTTTGGGAGATGTGCTACTGCTGGCAACTTAA